A region of Faecalibacterium taiwanense DNA encodes the following proteins:
- the lepA gene encoding translation elongation factor 4 yields MARDNIRNFCIIAHIDHGKSTLSDRILELTKSVDERTMEDQILDNMDIERERGITIKARAVTMNYTAKDGKTYEFNLIDTPGHVDFAYEVSRSLAACEGAILVVDATQGVEAQTLANTYMALEHDLELVPILNKIDLPSAHPDEVAQEVEDVIGLPCLDAPRVSAKTGLNVDQVLERVVTDIPAPTGDPDAPLKALIFDSIYDSYKGVIVYIRVFEGTVKPGDTIRMMATGAEFTLVEVGHMGATNLSPCAQLQAGEVGYLTASIKTVQDTRVGDTVTLANNPTAEALPGYRQVKPMVFCGIYPADGAKYPDLKDALEKLQLNDASLTFELETSAALGFGFRCGFLGLLHMEIITERLEREFDLDIITTTPSVRYRLTLTDGTVEMIDNPSSYPDPSNIVKQEEPFVDVHLYTPNDYVGGLMDLCQNKRGVLIDMKYLDDVRVDLHYALPLGEIVYDFFDAIKSRSRGYASYDYEFKEYRESDLVKLDFLLNGDPVDALSMIVFRDNAYAKGRRICEKLRDNIPRNLFEIPVQAAIGGKIIARETVKAMRKDVLAKCYGGDISRKKKLLEKQKEGKKKMRQLGSVSLPSEAFTAVLKLDSDDD; encoded by the coding sequence ATGGCAAGAGACAATATCCGCAATTTCTGCATCATTGCACACATTGACCACGGCAAATCCACCCTGTCGGACCGTATTCTGGAGCTGACCAAGAGTGTGGACGAGCGCACCATGGAAGACCAGATTTTGGACAACATGGACATTGAGCGCGAGCGCGGCATCACCATCAAGGCCCGCGCTGTCACCATGAACTATACCGCCAAGGACGGCAAGACCTACGAGTTCAACCTCATCGATACCCCGGGCCACGTGGACTTTGCCTACGAGGTCAGCCGCAGTCTGGCCGCCTGCGAGGGTGCCATCCTTGTGGTGGATGCCACCCAGGGCGTGGAAGCTCAGACGCTGGCCAACACCTACATGGCGCTGGAGCATGATCTGGAATTGGTGCCCATCCTGAATAAGATCGACCTGCCCAGCGCCCACCCGGACGAGGTGGCGCAGGAGGTGGAGGACGTGATCGGCCTGCCCTGTCTGGATGCGCCCCGCGTCTCTGCCAAGACCGGCCTGAATGTGGATCAGGTGCTGGAGCGTGTCGTCACCGACATTCCTGCTCCCACCGGCGACCCGGATGCCCCGCTGAAGGCGCTGATCTTCGACAGCATCTACGACAGCTACAAGGGCGTTATCGTCTATATCCGTGTGTTTGAGGGCACCGTGAAGCCCGGCGATACCATCCGCATGATGGCCACCGGCGCGGAGTTCACGCTGGTAGAAGTGGGCCACATGGGTGCTACCAACCTTTCTCCCTGTGCCCAGCTGCAGGCTGGTGAGGTCGGCTATCTGACCGCCAGCATCAAGACCGTGCAGGACACCCGCGTGGGCGATACCGTCACGCTGGCCAATAATCCCACCGCCGAAGCACTGCCCGGCTACCGTCAGGTCAAGCCCATGGTGTTCTGCGGCATCTACCCCGCCGACGGTGCCAAGTACCCCGACCTGAAGGATGCACTGGAAAAGCTGCAGCTGAACGATGCCTCCCTCACCTTTGAGCTGGAGACCAGCGCCGCGCTGGGCTTCGGTTTCCGCTGCGGCTTCCTTGGCCTGCTGCACATGGAGATCATCACCGAGCGGTTGGAACGCGAGTTCGATCTGGATATCATCACCACCACGCCCAGCGTGCGCTACCGCCTTACCCTGACCGACGGCACTGTGGAGATGATCGACAATCCTTCCAGCTACCCCGACCCCTCCAATATCGTCAAGCAGGAAGAGCCTTTTGTGGATGTGCACCTGTACACCCCCAACGACTATGTGGGCGGCCTGATGGATCTGTGCCAGAACAAGCGCGGCGTGCTGATCGACATGAAGTATCTGGACGATGTGCGCGTTGATCTGCACTATGCTCTGCCGCTGGGCGAGATCGTGTACGACTTCTTTGATGCCATCAAGAGCCGCAGCCGGGGCTACGCCAGCTACGATTACGAGTTTAAGGAGTACCGCGAGAGCGACCTTGTCAAGCTGGACTTCCTGCTCAATGGCGACCCTGTGGACGCGCTGTCCATGATCGTGTTCCGCGATAACGCTTACGCCAAGGGCCGCCGCATCTGCGAAAAGCTGCGGGATAACATCCCCCGCAACCTGTTCGAGATCCCGGTACAGGCTGCCATCGGCGGCAAGATCATTGCCCGTGAAACGGTCAAGGCCATGCGCAAGGACGTGCTTGCCAAGTGCTACGGCGGCGACATCTCCCGCAAAAAGAAGCTGCTGGAAAAGCAGAAGGAAGGCAAAAAGAAGATGCGTCAGCTGGGCAGCGTTTCCCTGCCCAGTGAAGCCTTTACCGCTGTGCTCAAGCTGGACAGCGACGACGATTAA
- the alr gene encoding alanine racemase translates to MKTQPFEKHVWAEIDLDALRHNFRAVKARAGDLPLCAVVKADSYGHGAVQCARVFAQEGAAWLAVSCLTEAVQLRQDGQTLPILILGHVQPEYAQTLIHEDITVACYSTEQAQNLSAAAVKAGGRVKIHLKADTGMGRIGFALRTDFDAAIREMLAVCALPGLEMTGLFQHFSVADDTAEENVAYTAEQHALFVRAFHALKAAGREPQTVHCDNSAGVMLHPDWPEGLARERCMARPGIILYGYDPSDEVRFGQFRPVMTLKTVVSMVKEMQPGQSASYGRRFTADKPTLVATLCTGYADGYPRQLSCGKGIVEIHGKACPVLGRVCMDQMMVDVTGIPDIHEGDEAILWGGSVSDTAETIARKTDTISYEVLCGVSRRVPRVYLEHGKIVDVEDWILEA, encoded by the coding sequence ATGAAGACTCAACCTTTTGAAAAACACGTCTGGGCCGAGATCGACCTCGATGCCCTGCGGCATAACTTCCGGGCCGTCAAAGCCCGGGCCGGCGACCTGCCGCTGTGCGCGGTGGTCAAGGCCGACAGCTACGGCCACGGCGCTGTGCAGTGTGCCCGCGTTTTTGCGCAGGAGGGCGCAGCATGGCTGGCAGTGAGCTGCCTGACCGAGGCCGTGCAGCTGCGTCAGGACGGGCAGACTCTGCCCATCCTTATTTTGGGCCATGTTCAGCCGGAGTACGCCCAGACCCTCATCCACGAGGATATCACCGTAGCGTGCTACTCCACCGAACAGGCGCAGAACCTTTCCGCTGCTGCCGTAAAGGCAGGCGGCAGAGTAAAGATCCACCTCAAGGCAGATACCGGCATGGGCCGCATCGGCTTTGCCCTGCGCACCGATTTTGATGCCGCCATCCGCGAAATGCTGGCTGTGTGTGCGCTGCCGGGCCTTGAGATGACCGGCCTGTTCCAGCACTTCTCGGTGGCCGACGACACCGCCGAAGAGAACGTTGCCTACACCGCGGAGCAGCACGCACTGTTCGTCAGAGCGTTCCATGCGCTCAAGGCGGCAGGCCGTGAGCCGCAGACCGTCCACTGTGACAACTCTGCGGGCGTGATGCTGCACCCGGACTGGCCCGAGGGATTGGCCCGGGAGCGCTGCATGGCGCGGCCCGGCATCATCCTCTACGGCTACGACCCCAGCGACGAGGTGCGCTTTGGGCAGTTCCGGCCGGTGATGACCCTCAAGACCGTGGTGAGCATGGTCAAGGAAATGCAGCCCGGTCAGAGCGCCAGCTATGGCCGCCGCTTCACCGCCGATAAGCCCACGCTGGTGGCCACCCTGTGCACCGGTTATGCGGACGGTTATCCCCGCCAGCTGAGCTGCGGCAAGGGCATCGTGGAGATCCACGGCAAGGCCTGCCCGGTGCTTGGCCGCGTGTGCATGGACCAGATGATGGTGGATGTGACCGGTATCCCGGACATCCACGAGGGCGACGAAGCCATCCTGTGGGGCGGCAGCGTCAGTGATACTGCCGAGACCATCGCCCGCAAGACCGACACCATTTCCTACGAGGTGCTGTGCGGCGTGTCCCGCCGCGTGCCCCGCGTCTACCTCGAGCACGGAAAGATCGTGGATGTCGAGGATTGGATACTGGAAGCTTAA
- a CDS encoding tRNA 2-thiocytidine biosynthesis TtcA family protein produces MSSSRAMQRLCGLMRKAVQDYEMIAPGDKVMVGVSGGKDSVALTIGLAELRKYIGFDFTVQAVTLDPQFGGRPMDYTVLQELFAQYDIPYEIRRTEIGPVVFDYRKEKNPCALCAKLRRGALHTAAQELGCNKVALGHHLDDAVETFYMNLWREGRIGCFSPVTYLSRRDLTLIRPMLLATEQEVISAVNAEGLPIVKSVCPADGVTVREQTKEFVKERCRTDHAFRQKTLHALQESGIDGWRPVHTGRGSFAITNEEE; encoded by the coding sequence ATGAGCAGTTCCCGTGCAATGCAGCGTCTGTGCGGCCTGATGCGCAAGGCTGTGCAGGACTATGAAATGATCGCCCCCGGCGATAAAGTGATGGTGGGCGTTTCCGGCGGCAAGGACAGCGTAGCGCTGACCATTGGCCTCGCGGAGCTGCGCAAGTACATCGGCTTTGATTTTACGGTGCAGGCCGTCACGCTGGACCCGCAGTTCGGCGGCAGGCCCATGGATTATACCGTATTGCAGGAGCTGTTTGCCCAGTACGATATCCCCTATGAGATCCGCCGCACCGAGATCGGCCCTGTGGTGTTCGACTACCGCAAGGAGAAGAACCCCTGCGCCCTGTGCGCCAAGCTGCGGCGCGGTGCACTGCACACGGCAGCGCAGGAACTGGGCTGCAACAAGGTGGCGCTGGGCCACCATCTGGACGATGCCGTGGAGACCTTTTACATGAATCTCTGGCGGGAGGGCCGCATCGGCTGCTTCTCGCCGGTCACCTATCTTTCGCGCCGGGACCTCACCCTCATCCGGCCCATGCTGCTGGCCACCGAGCAGGAGGTCATTTCCGCAGTGAACGCCGAGGGGCTGCCCATCGTCAAGAGCGTCTGCCCTGCCGACGGCGTGACCGTGCGCGAACAGACCAAGGAGTTCGTCAAGGAGCGCTGCCGCACCGACCATGCTTTCCGCCAGAAAACCCTGCACGCACTGCAGGAGAGCGGCATCGATGGCTGGCGGCCCGTCCACACCGGGCGCGGCAGCTTTGCAATTACAAACGAGGAAGAATGA
- the rplM gene encoding 50S ribosomal protein L13 produces MSTTLVKPAEVERKWYLLDAAGKSLGHVAAEAAVLLRGKQKVDYTPNVDCGDFVVVINCDQAVLTGKKAEQKFHITHSKYIGGLKKVQYSKLMAEHSDLAMTYAVKGMIPSNTIGAKALTRLHCYQGAEHAHAAQKPEKIEF; encoded by the coding sequence ATGAGCACTACTCTCGTGAAGCCCGCTGAAGTCGAGCGCAAGTGGTACCTGCTCGACGCTGCCGGCAAGAGCCTGGGCCACGTCGCTGCTGAGGCCGCTGTTCTGCTGCGCGGCAAGCAGAAGGTCGATTATACCCCCAACGTGGACTGCGGCGATTTCGTTGTTGTCATCAACTGCGATCAGGCTGTTCTGACCGGCAAGAAGGCTGAGCAGAAGTTCCACATCACCCACAGCAAGTACATCGGCGGCCTGAAGAAGGTCCAGTACAGCAAGCTGATGGCTGAGCACAGCGATCTGGCCATGACCTACGCTGTCAAGGGCATGATCCCTTCCAACACCATCGGTGCTAAGGCTCTGACCCGCCTGCACTGCTACCAGGGTGCCGAGCACGCTCACGCAGCTCAGAAGCCCGAGAAGATCGAGTTCTAA
- the rpsI gene encoding 30S ribosomal protein S9, whose amino-acid sequence MYETKPYFYGTGRRKDSVARVRVYTGTGKITINDRDIDNYFGLETLKLIVRSPLVLLGLEGKYDVVVRVSGGGVSGQAGAIRHGLSRALLQQNAENRAALKKEGFLTRDPRMKERKKYGLKAARRAPQFSKR is encoded by the coding sequence ATGTACGAAACCAAACCTTATTTCTACGGCACTGGTCGTCGTAAGGATTCCGTTGCCCGCGTTCGTGTTTACACCGGCACTGGCAAGATCACCATCAACGATCGTGATATCGACAACTACTTTGGTCTGGAGACCCTGAAGCTGATCGTCCGTTCTCCGCTGGTCCTGCTGGGCCTGGAGGGCAAGTACGATGTCGTCGTCCGCGTTTCCGGCGGCGGTGTTTCCGGTCAGGCTGGCGCTATCCGCCACGGCCTGAGCCGCGCTCTGCTGCAGCAGAACGCGGAGAACCGTGCTGCTCTGAAGAAGGAAGGCTTCCTGACCCGCGATCCTCGTATGAAGGAACGTAAGAAGTACGGTCTGAAGGCTGCCCGTCGTGCACCTCAGTTCTCTAAGCGCTGA
- the nrdD gene encoding anaerobic ribonucleoside-triphosphate reductase, whose translation MKIIKRNGAEVPFDITKIITAVTKASDSVSGQSRLTKDQITQIAAAVTDQCQALNRAVSVEEVQDMVENQLMDIKAHDVARHYITYRYVQSLKRQTNTTDERILSLIECQNEEVKQENANKNPTVNSVQRDYMAGEISKDLTARLLLDPEIVKAHQEGLIHFHDSDYFAQHMHNCDLVNLEDMLQNGTVISGTYIEKPHSFSTACNIATQIIAQVASNQYGGQSISLTHLAPFVDVSRKKIAAEVEVEMAGLDVSAERKKEIVERRLRSEINRGVQTIQYQVVTLMTTNGQAPFITVFMYLGEARNPQEKADLAIIIEETIRQRYQGVKNEAGVWITPAFPKLIYVLEEDNIRPGTPYYYLTELAAKCTAKRMVPDYISEKKMLELKVDKNGEGHCYTCMGCRSFLTPYVDPETGKPKYYGRFNQGVVTINLVDVALSSKGNFEKFWKIFDERLALCHRALQARHKRLLGTPSDAAPILWQYGALARLKKGEKIDKLLFGGYSTISLGYAGLYECVKYMTGKSHTDAGAKPFALSVMQHMNDKCNAWKKAENIDYSLYGTPLESTTYKFAKCLQKRFGIVPGITDKNYITNSYHVHVSEQIDAFTKLKFESDFQRLSPGGAISYVEVPNMQDNLEAVISVLQFIYDNIMYAELNTKSDYCQVCGYDGEIKIVEDDGKLVWECPKCGNRDQNKLNVARRTCGYIGTQFWNQGRTQEIKDRVLHL comes from the coding sequence ATGAAGATCATCAAACGCAACGGTGCAGAGGTCCCCTTTGATATCACCAAGATCATCACCGCTGTTACTAAGGCCAGCGATTCTGTGAGCGGTCAGAGCCGTCTGACAAAGGACCAGATCACCCAGATCGCCGCTGCTGTTACCGACCAGTGTCAGGCGCTGAACCGCGCCGTCAGCGTGGAAGAAGTGCAGGATATGGTGGAGAACCAGCTCATGGACATCAAGGCACATGATGTGGCCCGGCACTACATCACCTACCGCTATGTGCAGAGCCTGAAGCGCCAGACCAACACCACCGATGAGCGCATCCTGAGCCTGATCGAGTGCCAGAACGAAGAGGTCAAGCAGGAGAACGCCAACAAGAACCCCACCGTGAACAGCGTACAGCGCGACTATATGGCCGGTGAGATCTCCAAAGATCTGACCGCCCGTCTGCTGCTGGACCCGGAGATCGTCAAGGCCCATCAGGAGGGTCTGATCCACTTCCACGATTCCGACTACTTTGCCCAGCACATGCACAACTGCGATCTGGTGAATCTGGAGGACATGCTGCAGAACGGCACCGTCATTTCCGGCACCTATATTGAAAAGCCTCACAGCTTCTCCACCGCCTGCAACATCGCCACCCAGATCATTGCACAGGTGGCATCCAACCAGTACGGCGGCCAAAGCATCAGCCTGACCCACCTCGCCCCCTTTGTGGATGTCTCCCGCAAGAAGATCGCCGCTGAGGTAGAAGTGGAAATGGCCGGTCTGGACGTTTCTGCCGAGCGCAAGAAGGAGATCGTGGAGCGCCGCCTGCGCAGCGAGATCAACCGCGGTGTGCAGACCATCCAGTATCAGGTGGTCACGCTGATGACCACCAATGGTCAGGCTCCCTTTATCACCGTGTTCATGTATCTGGGTGAGGCGCGCAATCCGCAGGAGAAGGCAGACCTTGCCATCATCATCGAGGAGACCATCCGCCAGCGCTATCAGGGCGTGAAGAACGAGGCCGGTGTGTGGATCACCCCCGCTTTCCCCAAGCTGATCTATGTGCTGGAAGAGGACAACATCCGCCCCGGCACTCCTTATTACTACCTGACCGAGCTGGCCGCCAAGTGCACCGCAAAGCGCATGGTGCCCGACTATATCTCCGAAAAGAAGATGCTGGAGCTCAAGGTGGACAAAAACGGCGAAGGCCACTGCTACACCTGCATGGGCTGCCGCAGCTTCCTGACCCCCTATGTGGACCCCGAGACCGGCAAGCCCAAGTACTACGGCCGATTCAATCAGGGCGTTGTCACCATCAATCTGGTGGATGTGGCACTCTCCTCCAAGGGCAACTTTGAGAAGTTCTGGAAGATCTTCGACGAGCGTCTGGCCCTGTGCCACCGCGCACTGCAGGCACGGCACAAGCGGCTGCTGGGCACTCCCAGCGATGCCGCACCCATCCTGTGGCAGTATGGTGCGCTGGCCCGCCTGAAGAAGGGCGAAAAGATCGACAAGCTGCTGTTCGGCGGCTACTCCACCATCAGTCTGGGCTATGCCGGCCTGTATGAGTGCGTGAAGTATATGACCGGCAAGAGCCATACCGATGCCGGTGCAAAGCCCTTTGCTCTGAGCGTGATGCAGCACATGAACGACAAGTGCAACGCATGGAAAAAGGCCGAGAACATCGACTACTCCCTCTACGGCACCCCGCTGGAATCCACCACCTACAAGTTCGCCAAGTGCCTGCAGAAGCGGTTTGGCATCGTGCCCGGTATTACCGACAAGAACTATATCACCAACAGCTACCATGTGCATGTGTCGGAGCAGATTGATGCCTTCACCAAGCTGAAGTTCGAGAGCGACTTCCAGCGCCTGTCCCCGGGCGGTGCCATCAGTTATGTGGAAGTGCCCAACATGCAGGACAATCTGGAAGCCGTCATAAGTGTGCTACAGTTCATCTATGACAACATCATGTATGCGGAGCTGAACACCAAATCCGATTACTGTCAGGTCTGCGGCTATGACGGCGAGATCAAGATCGTGGAGGATGACGGCAAGTTGGTGTGGGAGTGCCCCAAGTGCGGCAACCGCGACCAGAACAAGCTGAACGTTGCCCGCCGCACCTGTGGCTATATCGGCACCCAGTTCTGGAATCAGGGCCGCACGCAGGAGATCAAGGACCGCGTGCTGCATCTGTAA
- the nrdG gene encoding anaerobic ribonucleoside-triphosphate reductase activating protein, producing MNYATIKYYDIANGPGVRTSVFVSGCRHHCPGCFNAVAWDFDYGQPFDKPTRNEVFASCQPDYIAGLSLLGGEPMEPENQRELLPFVRNFKALYPNKTVWCYSGYTWEQLTGKEPSLARCEATDELLSLLDVLVDGEFVQAKHDISLRFRGSSNQRLLDVKKTLAAGEPVWWEDEKVFATHTMEK from the coding sequence ATGAACTACGCAACCATCAAATACTATGACATTGCCAACGGCCCGGGGGTGCGCACCAGCGTGTTCGTGTCCGGCTGCCGCCACCACTGCCCGGGGTGCTTCAACGCCGTGGCGTGGGACTTTGACTATGGCCAGCCCTTCGACAAACCCACCCGCAACGAAGTGTTTGCATCCTGCCAGCCGGACTATATCGCGGGTCTTTCTCTGCTGGGCGGCGAACCCATGGAGCCGGAAAATCAGCGGGAGCTGCTGCCCTTCGTGCGCAACTTCAAGGCCTTGTACCCGAACAAAACGGTATGGTGCTATTCCGGCTACACCTGGGAACAGCTGACCGGCAAAGAGCCAAGTCTTGCCCGGTGTGAAGCCACCGACGAGCTGCTGAGCCTGCTGGATGTGCTGGTGGACGGCGAGTTCGTGCAGGCAAAGCACGATATCTCCCTGCGGTTCCGCGGCAGCAGCAACCAGCGTCTTCTGGATGTGAAAAAGACCCTTGCCGCCGGGGAGCCCGTGTGGTGGGAGGACGAAAAGGTGTTCGCCACCCATACTATGGAAAAATAA